The Metabacillus schmidteae genome has a segment encoding these proteins:
- a CDS encoding ABC-F family ATP-binding cassette domain-containing protein, translating into MSILQVENLYKTYGEKVLFDHISFTIAEKQRIGLIGVNGTGKSTLLRVIAGLESADSGDITHSNSIRIEYLPQQPELTEGLSILEQIYFGDAPIMQVMREYELALSELEKDPENETKLKHLMNMQQKMDQHDAWEANTVAKTVLTKLGITDFQKPVTYLSGGQKKRVAIAKALIQPADILILDEPTNHLDNETIEWLEGFLAQYKGSIVLITHDRYFLNRVTNQIFELDQGQLYTYSGNYEVFLEKKAERELNAEQAEEKRQNLLRRELAWLRRGAKARTTKQKARIGRVEELQEQKGPAAKQDLDFAIGSTRLGKKVLELEHISKSYDGRELINDFNYLVNQGERLGIIGPNGTGKSTLLNIMAGRIKPDEGTVDVGTTVKIGFYTQEQEEMDENLRVVEYIKETAEVVYTVDNQVITAEQMLERFLFPRSAQWTYIRKLSGGERRRLYLLKVLMEEPNVLFLDEPTNDLDTQTLSVLEDYLDQFPGVVLTVSHDRYFLDRVVDHLIAFENGGNIARFQGSYSEYMEEKKLQDMMKEKETQSSEKTVYKKEKKKRLSYKEQQEWEQIEDKIATLEERNAQLEQEIAAAGSDIGKVTELYKEQEQVEKKLEETMERWEELSLLVEEIEQNQ; encoded by the coding sequence ATGAGTATATTGCAGGTAGAAAATTTATATAAAACATATGGTGAGAAGGTTTTATTTGATCATATTTCTTTTACAATTGCAGAAAAACAACGAATTGGTTTAATCGGTGTTAATGGTACTGGCAAATCTACATTATTAAGGGTGATTGCGGGGCTTGAGTCAGCTGATTCGGGAGATATTACTCATTCAAATTCAATTCGCATTGAGTATCTGCCACAGCAGCCTGAACTAACAGAAGGCTTGTCAATCCTCGAACAAATTTATTTTGGAGATGCGCCAATCATGCAGGTTATGAGAGAGTACGAACTTGCGTTAAGTGAGTTGGAGAAGGATCCGGAAAATGAAACGAAGCTAAAGCATCTTATGAATATGCAGCAAAAGATGGATCAGCATGATGCCTGGGAGGCTAATACTGTTGCTAAAACGGTTTTGACAAAATTAGGGATTACAGATTTTCAAAAGCCTGTCACATATTTATCAGGTGGACAGAAGAAACGTGTAGCGATCGCAAAAGCACTTATACAGCCAGCTGACATTTTGATTTTAGATGAACCGACAAACCATCTTGATAATGAAACGATAGAATGGCTGGAAGGTTTTTTAGCTCAATACAAGGGTTCGATTGTGCTAATAACACATGATAGGTATTTTTTAAACCGGGTAACAAACCAAATCTTTGAATTAGATCAAGGTCAGCTTTACACGTACTCAGGAAATTATGAAGTATTTTTAGAAAAGAAGGCGGAAAGAGAACTGAATGCCGAACAAGCTGAAGAAAAAAGACAAAACTTATTAAGACGTGAACTAGCTTGGCTTCGAAGAGGAGCAAAAGCTAGAACAACAAAGCAAAAGGCACGTATCGGCAGAGTTGAAGAGTTACAGGAACAAAAAGGACCTGCAGCAAAGCAGGATTTAGACTTTGCCATTGGTTCAACCCGCTTAGGGAAAAAGGTGCTGGAACTTGAGCATATTTCAAAATCATATGATGGCAGGGAATTAATTAATGACTTCAACTACTTGGTAAACCAGGGTGAAAGACTTGGAATCATAGGTCCTAATGGAACAGGAAAGTCCACACTTTTAAACATAATGGCAGGACGAATTAAACCGGATGAGGGAACAGTGGATGTTGGGACAACGGTTAAAATTGGTTTTTATACACAGGAACAGGAAGAAATGGATGAAAATCTCCGCGTTGTGGAGTACATTAAAGAAACAGCAGAGGTTGTTTATACGGTTGATAATCAGGTTATCACGGCTGAACAAATGCTGGAACGATTTCTTTTTCCACGATCAGCTCAGTGGACGTACATTCGCAAGCTTTCTGGTGGTGAAAGAAGAAGGCTATACTTATTAAAGGTGTTAATGGAAGAACCGAATGTTCTTTTCCTGGATGAGCCGACAAATGATTTAGACACACAAACATTAAGTGTATTAGAGGATTATTTAGATCAGTTTCCAGGGGTTGTGTTAACTGTATCGCATGATCGCTATTTTCTAGACCGAGTTGTGGATCACTTAATAGCATTTGAAAATGGTGGAAATATCGCAAGGTTCCAAGGAAGCTATTCAGAATATATGGAAGAGAAAAAGCTTCAAGATATGATGAAGGAAAAAGAGACCCAATCCTCAGAGAAAACGGTGTATAAAAAAGAAAAGAAAAAGCGCCTTTCTTATAAAGAGCAACAGGAATGGGAACAAATTGAAGACAAAATTGCTACTCTGGAAGAACGGAATGCGCAGCTTGAACAGGAAATCGCAGCTGCTGGAAGTGATATAGGAAAAGTAACAGAGTTATATAAGGAACAAGAGCAGGTTGAAAAGAAATTAGAAGAAACGATGGAACGATGGGAAGAATTATCACTTCTTGTTGAAGAAATTGAGCAGAATCAATAG